In Limosilactobacillus sp. WILCCON 0051, a single window of DNA contains:
- a CDS encoding adenine phosphoribosyltransferase has protein sequence MALDLYKYVASIPDYPEKGIIFRDILPLMADGEAFKQATDEITAFARERQVDMVVGPEARGFIVGCPVAYELGVGFAPARKKGKLPRATVSASYQLEYGEATLQMENDSVKPGQRVLVVDDLLATGGTIGATIDMVEQMGGKVVGAAFLIELKELEGRKHLRGIDTKTLMEF, from the coding sequence ATGGCTCTAGATCTTTATAAATATGTTGCAAGTATTCCTGACTACCCGGAAAAAGGAATCATCTTCCGAGACATCCTGCCGCTGATGGCAGATGGCGAGGCTTTTAAGCAGGCCACTGACGAAATTACGGCATTTGCTCGCGAACGGCAGGTTGACATGGTGGTTGGTCCTGAAGCACGCGGTTTTATCGTTGGCTGTCCGGTTGCCTATGAATTGGGGGTCGGCTTTGCGCCAGCACGGAAGAAGGGCAAGCTGCCACGGGCAACGGTCAGTGCTTCTTACCAGCTGGAATATGGCGAGGCAACGCTGCAGATGGAAAACGACTCCGTTAAGCCTGGTCAGCGCGTTTTGGTAGTTGACGATCTGCTGGCTACTGGCGGTACGATTGGTGCTACGATCGACATGGTTGAGCAAATGGGCGGCAAGGTCGTTGGTGCAGCTTTTCTGATTGAATTAAAAGAGCTGGAAGGCCGCAAGCATCTGCGCGGTATCGATACGAAGACGCTGATGGAATTTTAG